In one Silene latifolia isolate original U9 population chromosome 10, ASM4854445v1, whole genome shotgun sequence genomic region, the following are encoded:
- the LOC141606759 gene encoding pre-mRNA cleavage factor Im 25 kDa subunit 2-like: protein MMQTCPVVNTYPLSSYSFGTKEPKMEKDTSVADRLARMKLNYMKEGMRTSVEAILLVQEHNHPHILLLQIGNTFSKLPGGRLKPGENEIEGLKRKLSSKLAANQPGMQPEWQIGECVAMWWRPNFETIMYPYCPPHIMKPKECKKLYIVHLSEREYFAVPKNLKLLAVPLFELYDNVQRYGPVLSSIPQQLSRFQFKMISS, encoded by the exons ATGATGCAAACATGTCCAGTAGTGAACACATACCCATTATCAAGCTACAGTTTTGGAACTAAAGAACCTAAAATGGAGAAAGATACTTCTGTTGCTGATCGTCTTGCTCGCATGAAACTCAA TTACATGAAGGAGGGGATGAGGACTAGTGTGGAAGCTATTCTGCTG GTTCAGGAGCACAATCATCCACACATACTTCTTCTCCAAATCGGAAACACGTTTTCCAAACTTCCCGGCGGCAGGTTAAAGCCGGGCGAGAATG AGATTGAGGGCCTGAAAAGGAAATTGTCTAGCAAGCTTGCTGCTAATCAACCTGGAATGCAGCCAGAGTGGCAG ATCGGGGAGTGCGTAGCTATGTGGTGGCGTCCAAACTTTGAAACTATTATGTATCCGTACTGTCCTCCACATATAATGAAGCCAAAG GAGTGCAAAAAACTATATATTGTGCACCTGTCTGAGAGAGAATACTTTGCTGTGCCCAAAAACTTGAAACTCCTTGCTGTACCACTGTTTGAACTTTATGACAATGTCCAG AGATATGGACCTGTTTTATCCTCAATTCCACAGCAGCTATCAAGATTCCAGTTCAAAATGATCTCGAGCTGA